The Rosa rugosa chromosome 3, drRosRugo1.1, whole genome shotgun sequence sequence CACAAAAGTACTTTATTATAGTGGGTTTGactgttattattatttttttttattttttttttatgttaagACAGTTTCTCAATTTTGCCAGGGATCTGTATCTGTGAGTATGTCCATATATCAGACACTGTTTTGTTTCGTGTGCACTCACCTGACAGCAGGTGAAAGGGAGGTAGATGAATCAAAAAGAAATGCTGATGTGCATGAAATTCATCGGAGAACTCACTTTCATTCGTTTTCTGGTATTGGGCTTCCGAAAAGTATCCATGACCATGAGTAAGTATATGGCACTTAATTAGAAGAAGCCAAACTCATGCTCACTTtaccttgatttttttttcctccttttgcCTCCAACATTTTATAAATACATGTAGACTCCGTATATGTGTGCGTATAAGTACTTTCCCCCTTCAGATTGTAGAATAGTTACCAAATATTAAAAGTTTTAATCTCCTAATAAAACTGCCGGATATGCAAACTCATTATACGACTGTAACTTTACTAGTGTTTATAAGGAGCGTACGTGTTCCTCATTAAGAGAGTACACTGAAAGTATTTTGTACTCCTGCAGAAGAATAATTTGGTTGGGTGATCTAAATTATCGTATCAACTTGTCATATGAGAAAACACAAGAACTTATCTCCAAAAAAGAGTGGTCCCAGTTGGCTGAGAAGGACCAGGTACAATTTTTCTTTCACTGTAGATAGATTGTTGGATTGAAATTATTTTTGCTGATTGATAATGTGTCTAGTAGCAATATTGACCATTAGATTTACTTTGGATTTGTATTGGCGTTATGCAACCCAATTTTTCTGCTGACTGATCTATACTTACAGATTCCAGGTCAATCTTTGAGACAAATACATGAGTGTATAAATTTGTCACTATAATTAATGCTTACCTGAAGATAGATGGCTTATTATGTCTTACAGTGCATTTAACTATTTCTATTggttaaaattttaattttaaaggCTAGTAATCACAGATCAACCAAATTTCGGTCATTCAGTTTTGCATTGGActataatatttataaattttttaaGATACAAGATGCTTCAATATAGCTTCTATTAAGTTTTTCAGTTAATTGTGTGCAGTTTTTTTGTAACTCTTTCAAATTGTTTCGTTAGTTATATGCTATAGTGAAAGCCAACAGTTTGCTTGTCTTCAAACTTATATCCCCCGAATGTATGACTGGTCGAATAGCTGTTCCATTCTATGAGAGTTGCATGAAGTGTTTTCAGTTAATTGTgtgcaggtttttttttttttttttttttttttataaactctTTCAAATTATTTCCTTAGAAAAGCCAACAGTTTACTTGTCTTTAAACTTATATCCAGAATGTATGACTGGTCGAACAACTGTTCCATTCTATGAGAGTTGCATGTTTTACTGTATGGCATTTGCGCTTGTATATTTTAACAAGACAGCCTCTAAATTTTGGGAGGGGACATATTGGTGGGATTTTAAACATTGAGTTCTTCCTAATTGATTGAATTTCAGTCTTCCAGTCAAATTAACTGAGATTCCAAAACATAACTTAAGCACATTGTCGTTTAAACTGACAGCTTGCACGACAATTTAAAAAAGGTCATGCATTTGATGGATGGTCTGAGGGTGTTCTAAATTTCCCGCCAACGTATAAGTATGAGATGAATTCAGACAAGTATTATGGAGAGGATCCAAAGGGTGGAAGGCGGACTCCAGCATGGTAGGTTTGCATTGATCCCATATCTAGTTATTCATTTTGTTTTAATCCATTCTGTACTTTAAAATACTGTAGGTTTTAGGATGTTTACTTATCTAGTTTGCATTTCTCTTGCCTCTAGCCATATAACTGAACAGCTCTTTCCATTATTTATATCCCAAAAGGAACTGGAGATAATGATATGAATGTGTCTTATAATAGACTTTAGTAAGGAATATAAAAACCTCAGAAGCTTGCAAACATTTATAGATTTTGCAACCAGGTATAAGATCGAAACGCACTGTCTGGAAAATTCCAACTATAGAAGTAATTTATTTCGAATTGAGTACATATTCTGTTCACTGACATTGCTTAAATACATACATTTTCCCATTATCAGTGTGTAAGAACTTATTTCTGAGATTCTCCCTGTTACATGGtgaatttttattcttcttatTTTTATGCTATTATAATAGTTGAAGATCCTTCAAAGTTTTGTTTTGCTTTGAGATTTTTCTGTTGCATCACTGGTGGTTTAGTGTTGAattatagtgataaaaatatgTATTCCAAGAATCCTTTGGAGACTTCAATTTGGGAAACATTAACACATTCATTATACAGTATGATGGGGTGAACTCTGATATATTGTTgggaaatttcaaaaatttcccCAAATAAGAATGAGGATTTTGTATTCTTCAATAAATTCACAGTAATCTTTAGTCTTTTTTTATTGTCTTTATATTTGTATGTCAATTCCTTATACGATATTTACAATACTGTGCTCCCATTTTCAGGTGTGACCGCATTCTTTCATATGGCCGAGGAATGAGGTTACTGCAGTATAGAAGGATTGAACATAAATTTTCTGATCATCGACCAGTGACTGCTACTTATATGGCAGAGGTTGAGGTTTTTTCTGCTAGGAAGCTTCAGCGGGCCCTCACATTCACTGATGCAGAGATTGAAAATGAGGAAATTGCAACAGATATGGGTATTGATGTTGGAATGAACAACTTAAAATTGGAACAGGTATGTACTTTACTAGGCATGTTGTGCATACACTGGTGGTACCTCCAGTTTCTTAAGAACTATATATCTGCCGtcacatttgttttttttttttttttctatgtttttttttttttaactctgccCCTCCCATCCTAAACTCCATTCATCTCTGATGCTAGTGAGATTTGAATTCATGACCTCCATGGTGTTATCTGCTGTCACTTTTGTATGGGTACTACATTAAGCCACGACCATGATTTTTGTTTATGTCACGTAGTTTGCACAACTATTAGATGTTGGAATTACATATTGAATAATGCTTCATGTTAATGCCCCTTCCTTTCAGCCTCAAATATGTCTTGTGGTATATGACGCATTTATAGCCATAAATTGGGTTGTGAATGTAGTAATCACACTCATCTtcatttttttgactttgtcaaaggGGACCtgaaggcttcctaggcccaagataaatcccttcggcgcatgtgtaatgctccaactgtgcattgtagcacagtgcctgaccactttgacagcttcggggttcgaacctaggttggggagcacacccaactaggcaagaaccactaggccacttgcagtggttattaCAATCATCATGTTAATTGGTCATTAAGCAAGTGTTCTTGGAacacagtttttatttttatttatgaatCCTTGAGATGTTTGTGTTTCTATTCATAAACTTGCTTCCTCGATCATGCAGGGTATATCTGATTGGGATCGTTAACTGGTTAAGTGAGGCCACCGTATACGCTACGCGTGGAAGTTCCAGCAAGTACATATACAACTTAtatgtattttattttattttattacataTACAACTTATATCATTCTTTGCTGTGATCACTTTGTCCAGCACATAATAATGATATATTTTGtctggccaaaaaaaaaaagaagagaaacatTGATGTACATTTCTGATAGATTGTAAATCGTATAGGGTTGTTTGCGGTCGTGGAGCATATTAGTTGAGTCGAGTTATACATCACATAGTAACGAAGAGTAAGTTTGCTTTATACATGTGCTATATTGTATAATCAAACCATCTCGAGGAAGCTTTTTGGAATTGTAAATAATATATGAGCACAAATTATTAATGGATCTTTTTAGATGATGTTTGGCGTTCTTTGTGTTTCTCATGTCTTGTAACTTTTTTCTTGGTCACCAAGCAAAGATTTGAGAAgatgaaaaacaaaatgaaaagacATCCAATAGAGGTGAGAATATGCTTAAGCTTTAAGCACCCCTAGTAACGGTCACCTCCATTCTGAGAATCATTTATCTCAAGGGTTCATCTATCAACATGGATTTGACCCTTCCTCATGTGAATGAGATTCACAGTTTGATGATTAAGCAGTAGAACAAACAATTTTATCTGATTGACCAATAGAAAAtggactgttttttttttttttttttgactgaaTGGGGTTGAGGGATGTAGCACCCTTCACCCAATATTATTGATAAACTaataaaacatgaaaaaaaaatttatgcacTGACGGTGCTAGTAAACCACCAAATTCAACAGATCTCAATCGTTGATATTTATAGGCaactattttttttgaaaactaaaaaatatatttgatgtTATCCAGCTGTACATTTCTGTTTGTGcacgtcggtgcactgaataCTATCTCAACATTTATCCCGCGGATGAGACATATAACCTGAATTCCGGGCTACAATAGAAGCCTACAAATATCCTCGTAGAGTGCATCCTAAATAATAGCATGAGTCTCAACATAACAAAAACTAGCAAAATGCGTTAATAGAAAATTGTAGGCCTGAGATCGGTTTGGTTAACAAACCATCGCTAACCAAAGTAGTCTGCCCTTTTGCTAAATCACCCTTCCCTGGATACCCCTGACATATATGCTCATGTGTTTCATCAATGAGCTAGTACTATTACTAGTTGAATTAGCTGCAAGATGAGTAGGACGAATACTTACATTGTGCTCTAGTGGTGTGCCCAACAACCTCCTCCTTTCCATCTACAATCTTAATAAGGGGGTGCTCTTCCTTTGTGAAATGCTCCCACACCAAAAATCGTTGCCTTGTAGTTGCTATAGACTTGGTCTTCTTCTCAGCCCCTTTCCTTGTTCTTCTTCAACAGGAGCTGCAAGACTGCTCTGGACAATCTCATTTCCAGCAGCACGACTTGATTGACTTGAATCCGAACTCATGAATTCAACTATTTGGATTTTAATTATTcaagggaaaattactggtcactcatTGTATTTTTAGGGCGTCAATAGTTTAGTCCCTACTAtcctaattttaacaaattactcttcagacattcaaatctcacacaatgtggtccaaaatgactattttacccttcactacctcttttttttttatttaaaaaaattaattcttctctcttttttttaattatgctctctctctctctctctctctctctctctctctctctctctctctctctctctctctctctctctctctctctcccctaaTTGATGCAAAACTTCGCTCTCTCTAGAACATGTGATGTAGAAAGAAAATGACCcaagaagaacaagaatgttAAAATGAGATTCAAAAGATCAGTATCAgcaaaagaggaagagaaggaggaggagggtcACAAAACAACGACGTTTGCGGCGGAGAGACCCAACCCGAGAAGCCCAATACGGCCGTTGAAAGTACAGAAGGTTGGCGAGTTGGTCAGATTCGTGGCTATGCAATTAGGCTCCCCCAAAGAGTCCATATTGAAGCCGAGTTTCGCTGGTCTGCAAGCGGTGGCTGAGTCTccgattcggaaggcgattggAGCCGTCAAGGACTAGACGAGCGGGCATGCCTGTCTGCGGTGTCGAAGCGACTGAGGAAGATGCGCGACTGGATCATGGCACTCAAGGGTCGATGCTAGTGCACCTCCTCATGAACGACGGGACCCGTATTCCAGGACGAGAGGCTTGATTTGATGTTTTTCGAGAGGAAGAGTGGTAGTGGTACTAGATCTTATGACTGTGATAATGGAGGAGACATGAGGAGCTCAAGGTCTTATGGAGATGTGAGTGAGTCTACaaaatcagagagagagagagaatagaaaaaagaaagtgaggggtgaaatagtcattttggatcacattgtgtgagatttgaatgtctgaggagcaatttttttttttgttaaaattagaatagtagggactgaactgttgacGTCCTAAAAGTacagggagtgaccagtaatttccctaTTATTTAAAGAGGGATGAACTGAGTTAGGGATTTTGCATAACAAGAATTGAGTTTTTTTATCGAAAAGAGATAATCGATCTGAATTGAAATCAGGAACTGAATCCTCGATTTGAACTAGGTAAGGGACTTGAGAATTCAGAGAAGTGGAGAGCTAGGtaaggtgttttttttttttaactgaaaGAAGAAAGATTCGATGTCTTCCGAGGGTAAGCCTTATATAGTTGCATATATGTATCGGTTTTGCCAGTTCTTGATAGTTAAGAAAAGTAAGAACTGAAACCTTACCAGAAAAACTTTGACAGTTTGATTTTACAAAAATTGcagtatattttttttaaagaatcaGACCAAACCGGcattttcaatttgaatttggGTGGTTCTGCCGGTTTCTGGGTCTAAAGTTCTAAACCTAAAAAATCGTGAAACAAATGGCGTGACCAACCGAAAATCGACTTGGAAGTAGAAAGAATACTTTACATTTTTCCACGTACCAAACAATAATTGGCGGATACGGCCACCACATGAAATTATATAGAATTAGTAGGCAGTATTTTCTGCTACGTGGCATATCGTCAACGGTAAGTTCAGTTGGTGAACTCATTACGCATATTGGCGGCACAGTTACTTCTGCTGACCAAAGTATTAACCCATGAGAGATCTTCCACTCAAAAAGGCAAAAGCCCCGAGCGATACTTGTTCGACTCTCAGACTTGAACTTCACATATCCCCTAGAGCGCTTACAATGTTTCTTCTCAAGGTCCCCATATATTCACATCTCAAGTTTTGATGTTTCagttatgaacttatgattCTGTGTTTGCTTCCATAATTTCTAgtttctgttttctgttttctgttgCAGGCATGGAGACAAACGGCTTTTGCTACATATGGGTACCTGAATTTCACCAAGTCTGGTTTCATGTAATGTCCAATTCTACTACTTTATGTCTATTTATTCGTTGGGATGGTTAATAGCTTTTGAACTGACTTGTATGTTAATAATCTGTTGATCTGTTCATTTACTTTGTTCAATCTACTCTAGAAAGTATATACTCTTTAACTGATACAAGTAAAGCATACATACGTGGTAGATGCTCAATTTCATGGGTTTGTCAAATGGGTAAGGAAGATTGATCATGAATCGGAATCACAATGTAATGCATTTAAGTACATAAATGGGTGGTTTCTCTTGTATCCTTTCCATCTTAAGGAGATTAGTCAACAATGCAAGTGTTCAATGCTGATTTATGTAACCTAGAAGCATTCGTGCTGGTCAGTCCGACATCTTTGTTAGGTTGAAGTAATCTATGTTGAAGTATGTGCATTGTAGAGAACATTCAAAGAATTTCAAGTCAGAGGACATGGAAATACGGAGAGACGGGAAAAACTGCATTGTAACAGGAGCTAATTCAGGCCTTGGTTTTGCGACTGCTGAGGGACTTGCATCACGGTGCTTTTCTTGTCTTAGTTTTTTATGGTTTTTGAACTTCCAGTTTTTAGAAAGTATACCTTAAAGAACTAATTTTTCTCTTTACATAATGTTCTATTATCTTAAAGTGGGGCAACTGTGTATATGGTCTGTCGAAACAAGGAGAGAGGTGAAGCAGCACAATCTAAAATTCAATCTAAAACTGGTAaccaaaatgttcatttggAGGTATATGTCATCCACTTTTGTGTCTTAATTATTCACTGACTTTCGCTAACTCGATAGTTAGTTTTATGCTCTAAGCAGCAATCTGATAAACTGTGTTTTGATAATAGATGGCTTAATATACTATTATTTTCCAGGTCTGCGATCTTTCATCTGTTAGTGATGTCAAATCATTTGCATCCACGTTTTCCTTAAAGAATGTGCCAGTTCATGTATTGGTAAGTTATCCATTCTTTTCTGGTAGAAACATGGTGTTGTAGTGAAATACAGTGCCTGCATGTTACTATTCTAAACTGCTTAGATTATTGTTCTTCTttctatttatatattttgtggTTCTGTGGTATTTTCTTTTGGAAGAAACTCATTACATTAGTTGGCCATTCGGCGCTTGTttgtcttcaattttttttccaagaatttGAGAGAGCTAAGATGGTGTCGCCTGTAGGTTAACAACGCAGGCATGCTTGAGCATGATAGAGTTACCACATCAGAAGGGTGAGTCCTTGATTACTTGCATGTCCAACTTTTAGACATTCTATATGCTTTCTCTTTGGTTTAATATAATGATAACCTTTTGCTTATTTGAAATGCCAGGTTGGAGTTGAACTTTGCCACAAATGTGTTGGGCACCTATGCCATGACTGAACTGATGTTGCCATTGCTGGAGATAGCTGCACCTGATGCTCGAGTTATTACTGTTTCCTCTGGTGGCATGTACACAGTTCCCTTGACCAAAGATTTACAGGTAACTGCTTTTACAAAAATCTAGTTAGCAACAGCATTCTGTCTCTCTGATACTTCAAAAATTATAATGTATCTGTCTAATGCAGTTCACTGATGGCAACTTCAATGGGGTGGAGCAGTATGCTCGAAACAAGCGAGTTCAGGTTTGATAATCTTTGACAGGCATAATAAGTTTAAATTCTTTTAGTGATTCTTATCTTTTTATGATGATGTTTCATCAAATGTCGAAAAGGATGAATTGGATATTGGGGTGCAGCTATATCTGCTCTAAACTTAAGGTGGAGTAGAACTAATGCATTGAATATAGCAACTCCAGGAAGATTCTTTTTACATGAAACTGCCCATATAAATTTCACATACAATGATTGACACTGCAGTGTTCTTGGTCCTCTTAGGCTTTGAGTTTTCTAAATTCAAATATTGTCCATCATATTATTGTTGGCTTTGACAGCTATGATTTTGATTTGGGTCTAGTAATTCTGTATTGGGTTTAGAAAGTCGAAAGACATCCGTGGTATTGTCTAGGGCTGGGTTCGGATCGGTTCGGTCCGAAAAAGATGGAAACCGAGTCCGAAACCGATACTATCGGTTCGGTCCGGATCGATTTTTTTTGCATGTAAGAACCGATTAGAAACCGACCCGAACACTATCGGTTCGGTCTATCGGTTTTCCGGGCCAAGAAACCTGTTTTTCCAGATTCATTGAAGCAAAAGAAATGCAGAAACTGAAGCAAACTGGCAGGAATACAAAAACTGTAAAGCAAGTAGAAAATGCAGAAATGCAGCAAAACTGTAAAGCAGAAAATGCAGAAATGCAGAAAATCTGTAATGTAAAGCAGAGAATGCAGAAATGCAGCAAAACTGTAAAGCAGAGAATGCAGAAATGCAGAAAAACTGTAATGCAGAAATGCAGAAAAACTGTAAAGCAGAAATGCAGTAAAACTGTAAAGCAGAGAATGCAGCAAAGCTGTAAAGCAGAGAATGCAGAAATGCAGAAAAACTGTAAAGCAGAAATGCAGCAAACCTgtaaaacagaaaatgcagaaaTGCAGAATGTTGGAACTTGCTAAAgtcccacatggaagaaagtTTTAAGGTTTATAGCCTTTATAAGATCCCATCCTTCCAAAAAAATGAATGGATGACAAGTTTAGAtgtgggctttggtgggcttttccTATTGGGTTTCCCATAAGAATATGCATATGTATAAAAGTCAAAGATGGCCTTCAGCCTTGAGCTCTTGGGCTTGGTTTGATTAaatctaattttattttttgatctaACACAGAAGCAGCAAAACTACAAATGCAGAAAATCATATACATGTACAATTATTGGTCCGGATCGGTTCTGCAAATACTGAGACCGAACCGGAAGACATTTTAATCGGTTCGGTTTAACCCGAACCGAGGATTTCTGTTTTCAAAACAGACCCAAATGGTCGGTTTCGGTCCGGATCGATCCGGTTTCTCAGTCTCTCGGGTCAAACCGCCCAGCCCTAGTATTGTCCAACCAACATAttaattttttcttgttttatcTTCAAACTTTATATCTAGTAATTTCGGAGCATCAAATAACATTCGTTGATGTTCTGAAATTAATGAATGTCAGATCTCTAAAATCAATGTTAGGGACAGCGGATGTCCTTAATTCAGAtctataattatatatgtgATATATTTAAATCAATGTTGGGGAGAAAAAAGTTATACATTTTTGTTTCGATCACCAGTTTACAGGTACAATACTAGGTCTCTAGATACTTGTTACTGCTCAACTAAAGAAACTTAAAATGCTTGTAGGTGGAACTGTTTGAATATTACTTATATTCTTCAAGCTATTTTCTGGagctaatattttttttttttcccaggtGGCACTAACTGAGAAATGGGctgaaataaacaaaaacaagggGATTGGATTCTATTCTATGCACCCTGGTTGGGCTGAGACACCTGGGGTTGCCAACAGTTTGCCGAGTTTCTCTAAAGCGTTCGGAACATTACCTATCACATTATatctgccttttttttttcttttttttttggttctacTCATATTTCTTCCTTTTATATCTGTTTTAGTCTTTCGGGAAAACTTAGAACAAACGATGAAGGTGCAGACACCATTGTTTGGCTGGCTTTGCAGCCAAAAGAGAAATTGGTATCAGGTGCATTTTATTTTGATAGAGCAGAAGCACCTAAACACCTGATGTTTGCAGCTACCAGTGGCTCTCATGGTGTAATTGACTCGGTTATTGACAGTCTACGACGCTTATCTGGTATCTCTGCACAAGATTAGGAAACCTGTATAGTAATTTATGGCTATTTTACATTTTTAACCAGTTCAAAATGGCGGAATTGTAGTCACAAGTGGGTCAAGGACATTTGCATCATGATGCAGTCAAACTCACTCTAGAACAAAAAATCTCTTGTTGAAATAAATTGAAGCAAGAATCGAAGCTATTGGTGAAGAGACCAAGATCACTGTTGCAAAATATTCTCCTAATTATATATGCTTAGGCACAATCATGTAGAAGCCCAAAGTTCGGCTTAATTCCTCTATATCCAATAAAAACTCTTTCATGCTATACAATAAAGCTCACTAGAGCACTCAATGCTGCTTAGTTAATGAGTACTTGTACAAGTTATTAGCAAACCAAGGAGAAACAAAACATTATTTACAAGTCTCATCCAGTACGGATTTTATGTGCTGTCAAACGCATTCACAGCTACATTTTATATGAACATCACAGGTAAGAACCCGAAAGCCCTCTACATGACAAATGCTACAAAGACTATTGATTCTGTCACACGGAAACACCTGAAGAACCCAATAATGCTGGCTTTCTTAACCAGTATTGCTGAAACCGCTGCCTCGCATACTCCATGTAGTCGAATTCAATTTTGTTAACATACCCCTGAAAACCAGCAATAAAATTATCTATATCACACCATTAGCAAATACATAGGCACTCACATGCATACACAGGCTATTGTCAACAGAACTGTAATCAGAAAGCGTAGAAATTGTTACCGAGATTATTCCCCATAATCCCCAAAAGAGATGGTTTGCCAATGTGTACTGCTCTACTTTGTTGACTAACTGCACCACCTCAGCATCACTGGGATCGTACCCTATATATGGAATGATGGATAAAAGTAAGCTTCGGAATTACAAAAAGTTCTCAAAGAAGACGGTTAATTTATAAGACTTTGCTCCCTGGTTTTCCTAAGAACCTACAACTTTACTATAAGTCAAACTCTAACTTGCAATTGGTAGCCTGAAAACTATACTAAGAATTGCAAAATTTCCTCCCAGTTAAACCAGTGAGTTTGTTAAATAAAGAGAGACCTTTCCTCTTTGGAACTGTactgaaaaagaatgaattaagGATGCAGCTACTAATCCCTATCTTTCAAATGTATTACCTACAGAAATCCTTGATTCATAAGCTACTTCAGATACTATGAGCAACATCTGTTGAAGCTTTAAAAAGGTAATTttgttgtagacttgtagtacCATAAATGGGAAACTTAAACAGTCAAATATAAGAACAATGTCCAACATCAATGGCCAGTGTTAAGACACTCATACAGACGCACAATGTCCAACAGAGAGGTTGGGGAACTTATAGGCTAACCTGCAGAGCTCAGATATAGACGCACAAATCTCTGGCGCTCCTCCAGACCTGAAGAAATGGAATCAATAAGACCAAAATACTTATTCCTTGTCTGCAACTATATTGAGTTCTAGATTTCAAgtaggagaaaaagaaatgaagaacaaCCGGTTAAATGATCAACCAACAGTTACCTGGATATTTCTTATAGTCCAAAAAGTGAGGTACGTCAGAGTGGTAGTTTGCTACCATTTCACAGAAATGATTTGCAAGGTCATAAGCAACAGGATTGTAACTGGAATATTCATAATCCTGGAAACATTTAAGAAACAACATACGTTAATTATGATTTAGTCACAGCAACAGATGTCTATAACATGGAACTAAAACATATCGAAGAGAAGTCACTGGTGACTCCTTTCTGGAAAAGGACTATGCACAACTTCTCTTCAATAATAAGACACATGTCATCAATTAAATTAGACGGTCCAGGTTCATTAAAACCAGAAATGGGTGAGCAAGAAGTCCCATTTGGCTTTCAGTGTTCTGTTTTGTTTAAACAATAAAAACAGAAGATAACATTCTGAAAATTTGATTCTGGGGTTCATTCTGTTCAGTCACCATTGTAATGTATTGAAGGTAGAATATTTACTCTACAAGACCTTTATACATATTTCCTATTATTCAAGAAGTTGACACCAATAAGTGATTATGAAAAAGCATATGCTAAATTAGTTGATGTCCAAGTTAAGAGTATTAAATCCAGGTTGACTGCACCAAGCATTACCGGTCATAGGTAATAACATGTAATCAATACTGAAGTTTCTCATAAAATAACAGTTTCCCTGATAATGAGGTAGATATGGAACAAAGaacatgacaaaaaaaaatctggaaGAGAAGAAACTAAGATAACTTCTAAAACCACAGAAACAATTAACAATAATGGAATAAGAAACTCACTATTATAGTGATTGATCTGGTCTCTTCATCCATCATTATGTTACCGTACTGCAGGTCGTTGTGACAGAACCCAATATCTTGATAGTCCTCTGACAGTTTCTTCTCCAACATATTAATTTCTTCCTCCAAAGTATCCAACCCAAAATCCTTTTTGTCCTTTATTGAGCACAAAGTTTTAGCCTCACTAAGCCAGTTTCTGTGAAACAAACAGTACTGCGTTAAACAATAATTATTATAATAATGATTCTGGAGGGGAAAAGTaacttttaaaatatataaattaccTCATTCTGTCCCAAAGTACTACATTTCTTGAACCAGGCATATCCAGATTGTGGAACTCTCTCATCTTAGCTGCTATGATAGCAGATATTTCAGGATCACGGAGGTCAGCAGCTGATAGTGTCTGAGaatttgatgaaaataaaaagCTGTTACATAAATATCTCCAATGGGATAGAGAAAAAGATTGTGCTGAACCTCAACGATTCTTTTT is a genomic window containing:
- the LOC133735921 gene encoding uncharacterized protein LOC133735921 isoform X1, with translation MRDLPLKKAKAPSDTCSTLRLELHISPRALTMFLLKAWRQTAFATYGYLNFTKSGFIEHSKNFKSEDMEIRRDGKNCIVTGANSGLGFATAEGLASRGATVYMVCRNKERGEAAQSKIQSKTGNQNVHLEVCDLSSVSDVKSFASTFSLKNVPVHVLVNNAGMLEHDRVTTSEGLELNFATNVLGTYAMTELMLPLLEIAAPDARVITVSSGGMYTVPLTKDLQFTDGNFNGVEQYARNKRVQVALTEKWAEINKNKGIGFYSMHPGWAETPGVANSLPSFSKALSGKLRTNDEGADTIVWLALQPKEKLVSGAFYFDRAEAPKHLMFAATSGSHGVIDSVIDSLRRLSGISAQD
- the LOC133735921 gene encoding uncharacterized protein LOC133735921 isoform X2 codes for the protein METNGFCYIWVPEFHQVWFHYVHCREHSKNFKSEDMEIRRDGKNCIVTGANSGLGFATAEGLASRGATVYMVCRNKERGEAAQSKIQSKTGNQNVHLEVCDLSSVSDVKSFASTFSLKNVPVHVLVNNAGMLEHDRVTTSEGLELNFATNVLGTYAMTELMLPLLEIAAPDARVITVSSGGMYTVPLTKDLQFTDGNFNGVEQYARNKRVQVALTEKWAEINKNKGIGFYSMHPGWAETPGVANSLPSFSKALSGKLRTNDEGADTIVWLALQPKEKLVSGAFYFDRAEAPKHLMFAATSGSHGVIDSVIDSLRRLSGISAQD
- the LOC133735922 gene encoding probable choline kinase 1 isoform X2; amino-acid sequence: MAIKDIGFIEDCLPEELKKVIPLKGAMTNEVYQLNWPTRNGDQLRKVLIRVYGEGVDLFFNRDDEIRTFECMSKHGQGPRLLGRFPDGRVEEFIHARTLSAADLRDPEISAIIAAKMREFHNLDMPGSRNVVLWDRMRNWLSEAKTLCSIKDKKDFGLDTLEEEINMLEKKLSEDYQDIGFCHNDLQYGNIMMDEETRSITIIDYEYSSYNPVAYDLANHFCEMVANYHSDVPHFLDYKKYPGLEERQRFVRLYLSSAGYDPSDAEVVQLVNKVEQYTLANHLFWGLWGIISGYVNKIEFDYMEYARQRFQQYWLRKPALLGSSGVSV
- the LOC133735922 gene encoding probable choline kinase 1 isoform X1 — encoded protein: MAIKDIGFIEDCLPEELKKVLLSVASEWGDVVDDMNALQVIPLKGAMTNEVYQLNWPTRNGDQLRKVLIRVYGEGVDLFFNRDDEIRTFECMSKHGQGPRLLGRFPDGRVEEFIHARTLSAADLRDPEISAIIAAKMREFHNLDMPGSRNVVLWDRMRNWLSEAKTLCSIKDKKDFGLDTLEEEINMLEKKLSEDYQDIGFCHNDLQYGNIMMDEETRSITIIDYEYSSYNPVAYDLANHFCEMVANYHSDVPHFLDYKKYPGLEERQRFVRLYLSSAGYDPSDAEVVQLVNKVEQYTLANHLFWGLWGIISGYVNKIEFDYMEYARQRFQQYWLRKPALLGSSGVSV